Proteins from one Deinococcus sp. AB2017081 genomic window:
- a CDS encoding ubiquinol-cytochrome c reductase iron-sulfur subunit, whose protein sequence is MTDARPTRRTFLKLTAAAGAAAGAVVVSGSGAAQTATDPARAGDLLLYQDGPSKGKPVKTADLKVGVAVWALAVDPKTKKPRDATKGGVVLVKLASGKVQASSQPNAAGDVVAYSSICTHQGCPTKEIGTLGMGKGHIICTCHGSIFDAGDNATVLGGPAPKRLPALPIKVDATGQVVAKAGFTGKVGPK, encoded by the coding sequence ATGACTGATGCCCGACCCACCCGTCGTACCTTCCTGAAACTGACTGCCGCGGCCGGTGCCGCCGCTGGAGCCGTGGTCGTGAGCGGTTCCGGCGCCGCGCAGACCGCCACCGACCCGGCCAGGGCGGGCGACCTGCTGCTCTACCAGGACGGCCCCAGCAAGGGCAAGCCCGTCAAGACGGCCGATCTGAAAGTCGGGGTGGCCGTGTGGGCGCTGGCTGTCGATCCCAAGACCAAGAAGCCGCGAGACGCGACCAAGGGCGGCGTGGTGCTCGTGAAACTGGCCAGCGGCAAGGTGCAGGCCAGCAGCCAGCCCAACGCCGCCGGCGACGTGGTGGCGTACTCCAGCATCTGCACCCACCAGGGCTGCCCCACGAAAGAGATCGGCACGCTGGGCATGGGCAAGGGTCACATCATCTGCACGTGCCACGGCAGCATCTTCGACGCCGGCGACAACGCGACGGTGCTCGGCGGGCCAGCGCCCAAGCGCCTGCCCGCCCTGCCGATCAAGGTCGACGCGACCGGTCAGGTCGTCGCGAAAGCCGGGTTCACCGGCAAGGTCGGCCCCAAGTAG